A window of the Lysinibacillus irui genome harbors these coding sequences:
- a CDS encoding TetR/AcrR family transcriptional regulator, with amino-acid sequence MPRGRKFNSNGERSKQLLLEKAIELFSDKGYHHTKISDIVKAANVTQPTFYLYFKSKDALYNDLNTQFQSGFFDVMNNKSAEIVENGLQGFVALLEQKLVNLFVYIVENPKLTKIGFIESEQSSLVKIQLTQQLIHLIYLHDCDKDLQLCNVDIKIMIDSLVGSIERLIVTNLLEHKRLPAELANDIVQLYFWKTIEVV; translated from the coding sequence ATGCCGAGAGGGAGAAAATTTAATTCAAATGGTGAACGAAGCAAACAACTATTACTTGAAAAAGCGATAGAGCTTTTTTCCGATAAAGGTTATCATCATACAAAAATTAGTGACATTGTAAAGGCAGCTAATGTAACACAGCCAACCTTTTATTTGTATTTTAAAAGTAAGGATGCACTTTATAACGATTTGAATACACAATTTCAAAGTGGATTTTTTGACGTGATGAATAATAAGTCAGCAGAAATTGTTGAAAATGGATTGCAGGGCTTTGTCGCTTTGCTAGAGCAAAAGTTAGTAAACCTATTTGTTTACATCGTTGAAAATCCGAAATTAACGAAAATAGGTTTTATTGAATCGGAGCAATCAAGCTTAGTGAAAATCCAATTGACACAGCAATTGATCCATCTTATTTATCTTCATGATTGCGACAAAGATTTGCAGCTGTGTAATGTGGATATCAAAATAATGATAGATAGTTTAGTAGGTTCAATAGAAAGATTAATAGTAACCAATTTATTAGAACATAAAAGATTACCTGCTGAACTAGCGAATGACATTGTCCAATTATATTTTTGGAAAACAATAGAAGTGGTATAA
- a CDS encoding sigma 54-interacting transcriptional regulator, giving the protein MDNNVLQSIYKYVIEKGDMGICVVDTEGKLLIYNKKMRELEGVNEDEYEERRALEIIDFEIEKSDIYKVLSSETPILNVKKTYWNKKEQEVTYISNIYPLHYEGALVGAVEFARDITQLEYMMYQPLRRYGAPLTFDIITAVSPVMKDVIEKAKIVALSRMPVVLIGESGTGIDMVAEGIHHDLKVQNDMFIALICRRDEKTVLKQFEKYIVEKEKITFFAERIEYLSLEAQEKIVELFNNHPNHQHVLIASVGKDPIDLIQKQELSKKLYRLFSGITIYVPPLRERKEDIMPFIDDYFKRHRDSFGSSIQGLSEEVRETFLKYDWPGNLKELEVLLDEITSLITNETIVESHMLPVHFKWKIQSSCEEAEQEVPTSDLFVIKNQQDIRPLDVYMKEVEEYYISKALDFHQGNISKTAAALGIRRQSLQYRVKNFKLNKKSENID; this is encoded by the coding sequence ATGGATAATAATGTATTACAAAGTATTTATAAATACGTCATTGAAAAAGGTGATATGGGAATTTGCGTAGTAGATACAGAAGGCAAGTTACTCATCTACAATAAAAAAATGCGAGAATTAGAAGGCGTTAATGAAGACGAGTATGAGGAGAGACGAGCCTTAGAAATTATTGATTTCGAAATTGAAAAAAGTGATATTTATAAGGTCCTAAGTTCTGAAACGCCAATTCTCAATGTTAAAAAAACGTATTGGAATAAAAAAGAACAAGAAGTGACCTACATAAGCAATATTTATCCGTTGCACTATGAAGGTGCTTTAGTGGGGGCTGTGGAATTTGCACGAGATATTACACAGCTTGAATATATGATGTATCAGCCATTAAGAAGATATGGTGCCCCTTTGACATTTGATATCATTACGGCTGTATCGCCAGTTATGAAGGATGTTATTGAAAAGGCAAAGATTGTAGCGTTAAGTAGAATGCCTGTTGTGCTAATAGGAGAGTCAGGCACAGGGATTGATATGGTGGCCGAGGGTATTCATCATGATCTAAAGGTGCAAAATGATATGTTTATTGCTTTAATTTGCCGTCGAGACGAGAAAACGGTGTTAAAGCAATTCGAAAAATACATTGTTGAAAAAGAAAAAATCACCTTCTTTGCCGAGCGAATCGAATATTTATCGCTTGAAGCCCAGGAAAAGATTGTTGAGCTTTTCAACAACCATCCAAATCATCAGCATGTTTTAATCGCAAGTGTTGGCAAAGACCCGATAGATTTAATTCAAAAGCAAGAGTTATCCAAAAAGCTTTACCGACTATTTTCAGGGATCACCATTTACGTGCCACCGTTACGGGAAAGAAAAGAAGATATTATGCCCTTTATTGACGATTATTTCAAAAGGCATCGTGACAGCTTTGGCTCTTCCATCCAAGGGCTTTCCGAAGAAGTGCGAGAAACGTTTTTAAAGTATGATTGGCCAGGGAATTTAAAGGAATTAGAAGTTCTTTTGGATGAAATCACGTCATTGATCACAAATGAAACGATAGTGGAATCGCATATGCTGCCCGTTCATTTCAAGTGGAAAATCCAAAGCTCCTGTGAGGAAGCCGAACAAGAAGTTCCAACGAGTGACTTGTTTGTTATTAAAAATCAACAGGACATTCGACCGTTAGATGTCTACATGAAGGAAGTAGAGGAGTATTATATTTCAAAAGCATTAGACTTTCATCAAGGGAATATTTCTAAAACTGCAGCAGCCCTGGGCATTCGTCGACAAAGCTTACAATATCGTGTGAAAAACTTTAAGCTCAATAAAAAAAGCGAAAACATTGATTAA
- a CDS encoding N-acetylmuramoyl-L-alanine amidase gives MNIKKLSLILCVLFISASMLTIHSASVSAATNSNITFEDVTKNHPAYEEINYLVNLGVIQGYFVNGKRVFGPNNSVTRGQAAKMVVVASGNKPLVVNKSSFSDVTVGTEMSGYIERAVQLGLFDKNIKGQFLPNKPLTRGEMSYVLTKAFNLDTSEYEGIDSPFTDVGITHEYVKYINTIYYNGITNGTGKTYLPSSTVTRSQFSLFVARANNEKYRLELPVKGSSVPDTSQVIGLVKVTTDGLNIRKTMDSSSNANIVGKVNTGGKLSVYAVEGNWLKVTYKGAYAYVFKQYAQFLDADGNELGSVEKEVTPKFNINLYVKPTSSSKAILTIKNKEKLPVYKQVGGYYLTQVNGLPGYVVAASTEDAVVEEKPDPTPPPTTPPASGEVLGRVTVDNLNVRSQSNSTSAVLFKLNKGKYVQVHSINGYWAEITYDGQTGYVHKSYIKLLNQNNKPLQNRIIILDPGHGGKDPGTVKGSAAEKNITLKVSTQVKQLLENAGAKVYMTRTGDTYPSLQDRVDFTQANYGEIFVSVHVNSAANASAQGTETYYAISTGDMYQEDIDLATFVNNQIVNNLNMKNRGVKQEQYYVIRNMVIPSILVELGFLTNTEDNSKMTNDQYVKLFAESIYNGILQYYKKQ, from the coding sequence TTGAACATCAAAAAACTTAGTCTTATCTTGTGCGTCTTATTCATTTCGGCTTCTATGTTAACGATACATAGTGCAAGTGTCAGTGCAGCTACTAATTCAAATATTACATTTGAAGATGTCACTAAAAATCACCCAGCCTATGAAGAAATCAATTATTTAGTAAATTTGGGTGTGATTCAAGGCTACTTTGTAAATGGTAAAAGAGTCTTTGGCCCAAATAATAGTGTAACAAGAGGACAAGCAGCTAAAATGGTAGTTGTTGCTTCAGGTAACAAACCATTAGTCGTGAATAAATCAAGCTTTTCAGATGTTACAGTCGGCACAGAAATGTCAGGTTACATAGAACGTGCTGTACAATTAGGATTATTCGACAAAAATATCAAAGGTCAATTCCTACCGAACAAGCCTCTAACTCGTGGTGAAATGAGTTATGTATTAACAAAGGCATTTAATTTAGATACTAGTGAATATGAGGGAATTGACTCACCATTTACGGATGTAGGAATCACACATGAATATGTGAAATATATTAATACTATTTATTATAATGGTATTACAAATGGGACAGGTAAAACGTATTTACCAAGCAGCACAGTAACACGTTCACAATTTTCACTATTCGTTGCACGTGCAAACAATGAAAAATATCGTTTAGAATTGCCCGTGAAAGGCTCGTCTGTGCCTGATACATCTCAAGTGATTGGCTTAGTAAAGGTGACAACAGATGGCTTAAATATCCGTAAAACAATGGATTCTAGTTCTAACGCTAACATTGTAGGTAAAGTGAATACAGGCGGTAAATTATCAGTCTATGCAGTAGAAGGCAATTGGTTAAAAGTAACTTATAAAGGTGCCTACGCTTATGTCTTTAAACAATATGCACAATTTTTAGATGCAGATGGCAATGAATTAGGTTCAGTAGAGAAAGAAGTAACACCTAAATTTAATATCAATTTATATGTGAAACCAACTTCTTCATCTAAAGCCATTTTAACGATCAAAAATAAAGAAAAATTACCAGTTTATAAGCAAGTCGGTGGTTATTACTTAACACAAGTTAATGGTTTACCAGGTTATGTCGTTGCAGCAAGCACAGAAGATGCTGTTGTTGAAGAAAAGCCTGACCCAACACCACCACCAACTACACCTCCAGCTTCAGGAGAAGTACTAGGAAGAGTAACAGTTGATAACCTCAATGTACGTAGTCAAAGTAATTCAACTTCAGCAGTGTTATTTAAATTGAACAAAGGAAAGTATGTCCAAGTTCACAGCATTAATGGTTATTGGGCAGAAATCACATATGATGGTCAAACAGGATATGTTCATAAATCCTATATCAAACTATTAAATCAAAATAATAAGCCTTTACAAAACCGTATTATCATTCTAGACCCAGGTCACGGCGGTAAAGATCCAGGGACTGTAAAAGGTTCTGCAGCTGAAAAGAACATTACATTAAAAGTTAGTACACAAGTGAAGCAATTACTAGAGAATGCTGGTGCCAAAGTTTATATGACACGTACTGGTGATACGTATCCATCATTACAAGATCGTGTAGACTTCACCCAAGCAAACTATGGTGAGATTTTCGTTAGTGTCCATGTCAACTCTGCTGCCAATGCGTCAGCACAGGGTACTGAAACATATTATGCAATATCTACTGGAGATATGTATCAGGAGGACATTGATTTAGCTACATTTGTTAATAACCAAATTGTTAACAATTTAAACATGAAAAACCGTGGTGTCAAGCAAGAACAATACTACGTAATTCGTAACATGGTCATTCCATCTATTTTAGTAGAACTTGGTTTCTTAACGAATACTGAGGATAATAGTAAAATGACGAATGACCAATACGTTAAACTATTTGCAGAATCTATTTACAACGGTATTTTGCAATATTATAAGAAACAATAA
- a CDS encoding S-layer homology domain-containing protein, with translation MKKLSIFMLLMMLVGLVIWQPQSAYADELSGHMHESGLRYLISKEALLKDTNGSYRPNATVTRGEFATYIAIALDLDTKSAITFTDVPDTYLYAKEIKLAATAGIITGYTDGTFKPDANISREHMAVMLIRAVDYLKIPKGTSSITFKDNATIFKDFRQDVAIGAQLGLIKGSSNGMFLPRDNATIGEASTFILRLILLADQVDTGSNDNSGNTENGNDNSNNNGNTGNEGNTTAYILKEISNGTLVDKQTFTSFEAAEKAMSNSSLVITQNNKIIKMTSGYVVTNNYVALNSETIKDQIAVAGNTEMEYLGSDATQVKVRLAGHVGYLKQADVSLIPSALVKGRSYYTNENGEVKHTLYDYKTNKYTSSYVYGKAPSFMKQGEKYFSWDGINFTNANGSSKGEGYNYYQFLPARATTHYTAEEIDQYIMNKLAEVESSGASIYKNATTKSKLIGLGSVLKDIEANAHINAMLILALAQHESAYGMSDHAQNLNNLFGLYVYDTNPLNKKFDSVSANINELVEKFLQPNYITPGGRYTNGAVVGSKAIGFNVKYASDPFWGAKIAGHYYRAEKSLGFKDANNPYKIALTTTSGLNVRADASTSQSPLFTFSKSNMPVIVTDTSANGWYQVISDKLHTEPAYISKDYIKFINTVK, from the coding sequence ATGAAAAAACTATCAATTTTTATGTTGCTCATGATGCTTGTTGGTCTAGTTATTTGGCAACCACAATCAGCCTATGCTGATGAGCTGTCAGGACATATGCATGAAAGCGGGCTGCGTTATTTAATTTCCAAAGAGGCTTTACTTAAAGATACAAATGGCAGCTATCGTCCAAATGCAACGGTTACACGCGGTGAATTTGCCACATACATAGCAATAGCTTTAGATTTGGACACAAAAAGCGCAATAACGTTTACAGATGTCCCTGACACATATTTGTATGCAAAAGAAATTAAACTTGCTGCTACTGCTGGAATTATCACAGGCTATACAGATGGCACATTTAAGCCAGACGCAAATATTTCAAGAGAGCATATGGCAGTTATGCTCATTAGAGCTGTTGATTATTTAAAAATACCAAAAGGCACTTCCTCTATTACATTCAAGGATAATGCCACTATTTTCAAAGATTTCCGTCAGGATGTTGCAATTGGTGCACAATTAGGGCTTATTAAAGGAAGCTCTAATGGCATGTTCTTACCTAGAGATAATGCCACAATCGGTGAAGCTTCTACATTCATCCTTCGTTTAATTCTTCTTGCAGATCAAGTTGATACTGGCAGTAATGATAACAGTGGAAATACCGAAAATGGGAATGACAATTCCAATAACAATGGTAATACGGGGAATGAAGGGAATACAACTGCCTATATTTTGAAAGAAATTTCAAATGGTACTCTAGTAGACAAGCAAACTTTCACTAGCTTTGAGGCTGCTGAAAAAGCGATGTCAAATAGCTCGCTTGTGATTACGCAAAATAATAAAATTATCAAAATGACTTCAGGTTATGTTGTGACGAATAATTATGTTGCTCTGAATTCTGAAACAATTAAGGATCAAATCGCAGTTGCTGGTAATACAGAAATGGAATACCTAGGGAGCGATGCTACACAAGTAAAGGTGCGCTTAGCTGGTCATGTAGGCTATTTAAAACAGGCTGACGTTAGCTTAATTCCCTCTGCTTTAGTAAAGGGACGTTCTTATTACACAAATGAGAATGGCGAAGTAAAACATACTTTATACGATTATAAAACAAATAAATATACATCTAGTTACGTCTACGGTAAGGCTCCTAGCTTTATGAAGCAAGGTGAAAAATACTTTAGCTGGGATGGCATTAATTTCACCAATGCGAACGGCTCTTCCAAAGGAGAAGGCTACAATTACTATCAATTCTTACCTGCTCGTGCTACAACCCACTATACAGCCGAAGAGATCGATCAATATATTATGAATAAACTAGCGGAAGTAGAAAGCTCTGGTGCTTCTATTTATAAGAATGCTACAACAAAAAGTAAGCTAATTGGCTTAGGCTCTGTATTAAAAGACATAGAAGCTAACGCTCACATCAACGCTATGCTGATCCTAGCTCTTGCACAGCATGAGAGTGCCTATGGTATGAGTGATCACGCTCAAAACTTGAACAATCTATTTGGATTATATGTTTATGACACGAATCCACTGAACAAGAAGTTTGATAGTGTTAGCGCCAATATTAATGAGCTTGTTGAGAAGTTTTTACAGCCAAATTATATTACACCAGGCGGACGTTATACGAATGGTGCAGTTGTTGGCTCAAAGGCTATCGGCTTTAACGTAAAATATGCCTCTGATCCTTTCTGGGGCGCTAAAATCGCTGGACACTACTATCGTGCTGAAAAATCCTTAGGCTTTAAAGATGCAAATAACCCTTATAAAATTGCACTAACTACAACATCTGGTCTGAATGTTCGTGCAGATGCATCAACAAGTCAAAGCCCATTATTTACATTTAGTAAAAGTAATATGCCGGTAATTGTTACAGATACAAGTGCAAATGGTTGGTATCAAGTGATTTCAGATAAACTGCACACGGAACCAGCCTATATTAGTAAAGATTATATTAAATTCATCAATACCGTGAAATAA
- a CDS encoding S41 family peptidase has translation MKKLIWSFVFVLSFFLLPFATTHAASNEPQLVKEMKEIIRNTYVGTINGDLENATSIKEIIDMLDPYSTYFTKKEFEDYMNSINLSTIGIGVVIEEHEDGIHILQVIEGSGAFEAGVQAGDIIIGINGETIAGRSTQEASSLLIGDEGTKVNVTLKHSNETTSIKTITRKQFTLPNVHSELLFGNVGYIAMSSFSEDGAQLVKKALTDLKQLGAKSFILDLQNNGGGYVTTAEEMTGLFPSAKVAYLLEEAHDSYTIPAVQQDTKFPANTRILVNRYSASASEMLSASLKDQKAAILYGETTYGKGAMQGFYTLHDGSYLKLTVGRFTGPARQTIHEVGVKPNIQTTTAPIFQAHFDAIKEQYPKYKKLSTVKNVANKEKITVKVSLPVSSQIAKGRVQLVALGANEVSATAKVEGQTLIVTPTKPLSPDQEYMLLIHPNTHSKVQKGYYQHIKINK, from the coding sequence ATGAAAAAATTAATATGGTCTTTTGTCTTTGTTTTAAGCTTTTTCCTCTTACCATTCGCGACTACTCACGCTGCTAGTAATGAACCACAGCTAGTCAAAGAAATGAAGGAAATTATTCGTAATACGTATGTGGGGACAATCAATGGAGATTTAGAGAATGCCACATCCATCAAAGAAATCATCGATATGCTCGATCCCTATTCAACTTATTTTACAAAAAAAGAATTTGAAGATTACATGAACAGTATCAATCTATCAACGATTGGGATTGGTGTAGTGATTGAAGAACATGAAGATGGCATTCATATTTTACAAGTCATTGAAGGCAGCGGTGCCTTTGAGGCAGGTGTTCAGGCAGGAGATATCATTATCGGTATAAATGGCGAGACCATAGCGGGGCGCTCTACGCAGGAAGCCTCTTCCCTCTTAATCGGTGATGAAGGTACTAAGGTGAATGTTACTTTGAAACATAGTAATGAAACGACATCGATTAAAACGATTACCCGTAAACAGTTTACATTACCAAATGTACACTCTGAATTACTGTTTGGTAATGTTGGCTATATAGCAATGTCTTCATTCTCTGAAGATGGTGCACAGCTCGTCAAAAAAGCTCTTACTGACCTAAAACAGCTTGGTGCTAAATCGTTCATCTTGGATTTACAAAATAATGGTGGCGGCTACGTGACAACAGCGGAAGAAATGACAGGACTATTCCCATCTGCAAAAGTAGCTTATTTGTTGGAGGAAGCACATGACTCCTATACAATCCCAGCAGTTCAGCAAGATACGAAGTTCCCAGCAAATACACGTATTTTAGTCAACCGTTATAGTGCTAGTGCTTCGGAAATGCTTTCTGCATCATTAAAAGACCAAAAAGCCGCTATTTTATACGGTGAAACAACATATGGTAAAGGTGCTATGCAGGGCTTTTATACGCTTCATGATGGAAGCTACCTAAAGCTAACTGTCGGTAGATTCACAGGACCTGCTCGGCAGACTATTCATGAAGTAGGTGTCAAACCAAATATTCAAACGACAACCGCTCCCATTTTTCAAGCACATTTTGATGCAATAAAGGAGCAATATCCAAAATATAAAAAACTCTCTACTGTGAAGAACGTCGCAAATAAAGAAAAAATAACGGTAAAAGTTTCGTTACCAGTCTCATCGCAAATTGCTAAGGGTCGTGTTCAGCTTGTTGCTTTAGGGGCTAATGAAGTTTCGGCAACTGCTAAAGTTGAGGGGCAAACACTTATTGTTACACCAACAAAGCCGTTATCACCAGACCAAGAATATATGCTACTTATTCATCCAAATACACATAGCAAAGTACAAAAAGGCTACTATCAGCATATAAAAATAAATAAATAA
- a CDS encoding proline dehydrogenase family protein has translation MVLRDFFIYLSENKLLNSAAQKYGLKMGAQSVVAGTSLPEVVQSIKELNKANISCTVDNLGEFVYEKSEATAAKNNILAVVQAIHDEQLDAHISLKPSQLGLDIDYAFCYENLKEIVALAHQYNIFVNFDMENYERLHSSFELLEELHKEFDNVGTVIQAYFFESEENIEKYKNFRLRIVKGAYKEPENVAYQSKVDIDRNYLKLIEHHLLHGKFTSIATHDHNVINHVKQFVKQHNIPNDKFEFQMLYGFRKEMQLDLAREGYNFCTYLPFGNDWYGYFMRRLAERPQNLTLVTKQVFNKKTNVAIGIGAAAFALGRLSKKGK, from the coding sequence ATGGTATTACGTGATTTTTTCATTTACTTATCAGAGAACAAATTATTAAATAGTGCTGCACAAAAATATGGGCTAAAAATGGGTGCTCAAAGTGTTGTTGCCGGTACAAGCTTACCTGAAGTTGTGCAATCGATTAAAGAATTAAACAAAGCTAATATTTCTTGTACAGTCGATAACCTAGGTGAATTCGTTTACGAAAAATCAGAAGCAACTGCTGCAAAAAATAATATCTTAGCTGTCGTGCAAGCGATTCATGATGAGCAGCTTGATGCGCACATCTCACTTAAGCCTTCACAATTAGGTTTAGATATTGATTATGCATTCTGCTACGAAAACTTAAAAGAGATTGTAGCTCTTGCACATCAATATAATATTTTCGTGAATTTCGATATGGAAAACTACGAACGTTTACACAGCTCTTTTGAATTATTGGAGGAGTTACACAAAGAATTTGATAACGTAGGTACAGTTATTCAAGCTTACTTCTTTGAGTCAGAAGAAAATATTGAAAAATACAAAAACTTCCGTTTACGTATTGTAAAAGGTGCTTACAAAGAGCCAGAAAATGTAGCGTACCAATCAAAAGTCGATATCGACCGTAACTACCTAAAACTAATTGAACATCATTTGTTACATGGTAAATTCACTTCTATCGCTACACACGATCATAATGTGATCAACCATGTGAAGCAATTTGTGAAACAGCACAATATTCCAAATGATAAATTTGAATTCCAAATGTTATACGGTTTCCGTAAAGAAATGCAATTAGATCTTGCTCGTGAAGGCTATAACTTCTGCACATACTTACCATTTGGAAACGATTGGTATGGTTACTTTATGCGCCGTTTAGCTGAACGTCCTCAAAATTTAACGCTTGTAACAAAACAAGTGTTTAATAAAAAAACGAACGTAGCAATCGGCATCGGTGCAGCAGCATTTGCACTTGGCCGTCTTTCTAAAAAAGGAAAATAA
- the pruA gene encoding L-glutamate gamma-semialdehyde dehydrogenase — translation MIPYKHEPFTDFSQEANYNAYVEALNKVEGYLGQDYPLIIGGERITTEDKIVSYNPAKKTEVIGRVSKASKDLAEKAMQAADETFKTWKKVDPAIRADVLFKAAAIIRRRKHEFSALLTKEAGKPWAEADADTAEAIDFLEYYGRQMLRIKDGQPVESRPGEYNRYDYIPLGIGIVISPWNFPFAIMAGTTVAALVTGNTVLLKPASTTPVVAYKFIEVLEEAGLPAGAVNFVPGSGAEVGDYLVDHPKTRFISFTGSRDVGLRINQRASVLNEGQIWIKRVIAEMGGKDTIVVDKEADLELAAQSIVKSAFGFSGQKCSACSRAVIVEDVYDQVVERVVELTNALTVGDPTDYNNFMATVIDQAAFNKITEYIEIGKGEGRLVAGGTADDSVGYFVQPTVFADVDPSARIMKEEIFGPVVAIAKAKDFDQAIDIANDTEYGLTGAVITKNRMNLEKARQDFHVGNLYFNRGCTGAIVGYQPFGGFNMSGTDSKAGGPDYLQLHMQAKTTSEML, via the coding sequence ATGATTCCATACAAACACGAACCATTTACAGATTTTTCACAAGAAGCAAACTATAATGCTTATGTAGAGGCTTTAAATAAAGTTGAAGGTTACTTAGGTCAAGACTACCCACTAATTATCGGTGGCGAACGCATTACAACAGAAGATAAAATCGTTTCATATAACCCTGCAAAGAAAACAGAAGTGATTGGTCGCGTTTCTAAAGCGAGCAAAGATTTAGCTGAAAAAGCAATGCAAGCAGCAGATGAAACATTTAAAACTTGGAAAAAAGTTGATCCAGCTATTCGTGCAGATGTTCTTTTCAAAGCAGCAGCGATTATCCGTCGTCGCAAACATGAATTCTCTGCATTATTAACAAAAGAAGCTGGTAAACCATGGGCAGAGGCTGATGCAGATACAGCAGAAGCTATCGACTTCCTAGAATACTATGGTCGCCAAATGCTACGCATTAAAGATGGACAACCTGTAGAAAGCCGTCCAGGTGAATACAACCGTTATGACTACATTCCATTAGGAATCGGTATTGTTATTTCTCCGTGGAACTTCCCATTTGCAATCATGGCTGGTACAACAGTAGCTGCTTTAGTAACAGGGAACACAGTGTTATTAAAACCAGCGTCAACAACTCCAGTTGTAGCATATAAATTTATCGAAGTATTAGAAGAAGCTGGTCTTCCAGCAGGAGCTGTTAACTTCGTACCAGGTTCTGGTGCTGAAGTGGGTGACTACTTAGTCGATCATCCAAAAACGCGCTTCATCAGCTTCACAGGTTCACGTGATGTCGGTTTACGTATTAACCAACGTGCTTCTGTGTTAAATGAAGGTCAAATTTGGATTAAACGTGTTATCGCGGAAATGGGCGGTAAAGATACAATCGTTGTTGATAAAGAAGCAGATTTAGAGCTAGCTGCACAATCGATCGTGAAATCAGCATTTGGTTTCTCAGGTCAAAAATGTTCAGCATGTTCTCGTGCAGTCATCGTAGAAGATGTGTATGACCAAGTAGTAGAGCGCGTGGTTGAATTAACAAATGCTTTAACAGTTGGAGACCCAACAGATTACAACAACTTCATGGCAACAGTTATCGACCAAGCTGCTTTCAACAAAATTACTGAGTACATCGAAATCGGTAAAGGCGAAGGTCGTCTAGTAGCTGGTGGTACAGCTGACGATTCAGTAGGTTACTTCGTACAACCAACAGTATTCGCTGACGTTGATCCTTCAGCTCGTATTATGAAAGAAGAAATCTTCGGACCAGTTGTTGCGATTGCAAAAGCAAAAGACTTCGATCAAGCAATTGACATCGCAAACGACACAGAATACGGCTTAACAGGTGCAGTTATCACGAAAAACCGTATGAACTTAGAAAAAGCTCGTCAAGACTTCCATGTAGGAAATCTTTACTTCAACCGTGGCTGTACAGGTGCAATCGTAGGTTACCAACCATTTGGTGGCTTTAACATGTCAGGTACAGACTCAAAAGCTGGTGGCCCAGACTACCTACAACTGCATATGCAAGCTAAAACAACTTCAGAAATGCTTTAA